The proteins below are encoded in one region of Sphingobacterium sp. R2:
- a CDS encoding UbiD family decarboxylase, whose amino-acid sequence MGYNSLEACVADLEKHGHLIRIKEEVDPYLEMAAIHMRVFDVEGPALYFENIKGTTFPAVSNLFGTLERSKFMFRDSLDHLKKLVDVKMNPAAVLKNPFQYIGSSMTALGALPWKKKSGAPILYGKTSISKLPQIVNWPMDGGAFVTMPQVYTEDVSKPGIMQANLGMYRIQLSGNDYLPDQEIGLHYQLHRGIGIHQTKANALGRPLKVSIFVGGPPAHPLAAVMPLPEGLSEMIFAGALGNRRFRYFYDNEGFCISADADFVITGTVYPNENKPEGPFGDHIGYYSLTHPFPLMKVHNVYHKKNPIWSFTVVGRPPQEDTSFGALIHEITGAAIPQEISGLHAVNAVDAAGVHPLLFAIGSERYTPYQRVDRPQEILTIANQILGKNQLSLAKYLFISAHEDNPQLDIYDIPAFLGHILERIDLTRDVHFQTNTTIDTLDYSGDGLNAGSKVVFAAAGTKKRALGRELPAGFDLPRPFNQAKFVLPGVIAIDGQAFSTYENESKIIKEWCRAAAASSWEGFPLIVLCDDANFTAATVNNFVWTTFTRSNPAFDIYGIDSFTKFKHWGCEGPLIIDARTKPHHAPALIKDEAVERRVDRLAAKGGSLHGVI is encoded by the coding sequence ATGGGATACAATAGTTTAGAAGCATGTGTTGCGGATCTTGAAAAGCATGGACATTTGATCCGTATCAAAGAAGAGGTTGATCCTTATCTCGAAATGGCTGCAATTCATATGCGGGTATTTGATGTTGAGGGACCGGCCTTGTATTTTGAAAATATCAAAGGTACCACATTTCCTGCGGTATCCAATTTGTTTGGTACATTAGAACGTTCGAAATTTATGTTTCGCGATTCGCTGGATCACTTAAAGAAATTGGTGGATGTTAAAATGAATCCTGCAGCGGTGCTGAAAAATCCTTTTCAATATATTGGTTCATCTATGACAGCGTTAGGTGCCCTACCTTGGAAAAAGAAGTCGGGTGCTCCTATTCTTTATGGAAAGACATCCATTAGTAAACTTCCGCAGATTGTCAACTGGCCCATGGATGGTGGTGCTTTTGTGACGATGCCGCAAGTATATACCGAAGATGTCAGCAAACCGGGTATCATGCAGGCTAATCTCGGGATGTACAGGATTCAGCTTTCTGGTAACGATTATCTACCGGATCAGGAAATTGGTTTGCATTATCAGCTGCATCGTGGCATAGGGATACATCAAACAAAGGCAAATGCACTTGGTAGACCTCTAAAGGTGAGTATTTTTGTCGGTGGACCCCCTGCACATCCGTTAGCTGCTGTAATGCCATTGCCGGAAGGACTTTCTGAGATGATTTTCGCGGGCGCATTGGGGAATAGAAGATTCCGTTATTTCTATGACAACGAAGGGTTTTGTATTTCAGCAGATGCTGACTTTGTGATTACAGGTACTGTTTATCCGAATGAAAATAAGCCAGAGGGTCCTTTTGGTGACCATATCGGCTATTATAGCCTGACCCATCCGTTCCCATTGATGAAAGTACACAATGTGTACCATAAGAAAAATCCGATTTGGTCTTTTACGGTTGTGGGGCGTCCACCGCAGGAAGATACCAGCTTCGGCGCTTTAATCCACGAAATTACAGGTGCTGCCATTCCACAGGAGATTTCGGGCCTTCATGCTGTTAACGCTGTTGATGCCGCTGGGGTGCACCCCTTGCTTTTCGCCATAGGTTCTGAACGATATACGCCTTATCAGCGTGTGGACCGACCGCAGGAAATTTTAACAATAGCCAATCAGATACTGGGTAAAAATCAGCTCAGCCTTGCTAAATATTTGTTTATTTCAGCACATGAAGATAATCCGCAATTGGATATATATGATATCCCGGCTTTTTTGGGTCATATCCTTGAACGTATAGACCTTACTCGGGATGTTCATTTTCAGACCAATACGACTATCGATACGTTGGACTATTCTGGAGATGGATTAAATGCCGGTTCAAAGGTGGTTTTTGCTGCCGCTGGTACAAAGAAAAGAGCATTGGGCCGTGAATTGCCGGCTGGTTTTGACCTGCCGCGACCTTTCAATCAGGCAAAATTTGTCCTACCTGGTGTGATAGCGATCGATGGACAGGCATTCTCAACATACGAGAATGAATCGAAAATTATCAAAGAATGGTGTCGCGCTGCCGCTGCAAGCTCCTGGGAAGGTTTTCCATTGATCGTTTTATGCGATGATGCGAACTTTACCGCTGCTACTGTCAATAACTTTGTTTGGACAACGTTTACCCGAAGTAATCCTGCATTTGATATTTATGGAATTGATAGTTTTACAAAATTTAAACATTGGGGTTGTGAAGGTCCTTTGATTATTGATGCGCGAACAAAACCCCACCATGCCCCGGCTTTGATCAAAGACGAAGCGGTGGAAAGACGTGTGGATCGGCTTGCTGCAAAGGGAGGCTCACTTCATGGCGTTATTTAA